The Silene latifolia isolate original U9 population chromosome 4, ASM4854445v1, whole genome shotgun sequence region caaatgaacctattacaaacatatccatgcagttttattctagaattacgtgtttatttttccgcaatgaatgagggtgtcacaagcACGCCAACGAGTATCAAGTAAGGCTTGTTTAGTTGTGGTGGGGAGGGAGAGGGAGTCATTGAGCACAACGAGGTTATTAGCATAGCGGGGACTGGGCTTCCTAATGTTGTTTTGAAGGCGGGTAGTGACAGTACgaggaggaggtggaggagggggaggaggaggaggaggagaaggggGAGGGGAGGGAGAGGCAGCGGAGGTGTTAGGGGCAGAAGCAGGCGTGGTAGGAGAAGTGGGGGAAGATGGGTTATTGTGTTTGAGGTTTAATTCATGGTTGAACAGCTTTTCGTGTAAGGCCTCAAAGGAAATAGGATTGTCACGAGCACGGACGGCGTCAATGACGGGTTGGTATGTTTTGTAGTCGAGGCCACGAAGAACCTGTTCGACTACATCTTCAGGGTCTAAGGACTTGCCAAGAAGAGCAAGTTCGGTAGTACAAGTAGTGATGGCCTGCATGTATTCGGCAGTAGAAAGGTCAGATTTTGTGAGGCTATTCAGACGGTTTTTAATTTGCATGAGATGACCCCTAGAGGGGTTAGCATAGGTTTGCTCCAGAATTTGCCAAACCTCGCGAGAGGTGGTGGCTTTAAGTACCAAAGGCATGATGGACGGGTGAAGAGTGCCAAGGAGAGAGCCCTTGAGGAGGCTATCTTGTCGCTTCCACGAGGCATGAGCGGGGTTGGCCGTGACTTTAGAATCAGCCGCAGTAAGAGTTTCAGGAGGCAAGGGATAGGTACCATTGACAAATTTCAGCAGATCGAAGCCAAAGAGAATATCACTGACTTGAGTTTTCCAGGATTGATAAGTTTGAGAGATGAGTTGAGTACAACTTGAGAAGTTGACGAGGATGAAGGGAGTGTTAGTGTCATGAGGATTGGGGAAGGTAACACCGGAGGTGGCCATTGAGAAAGGGACGAAAAAAAAATTTGAGGGAGGAATTTAGAGAAAACCATGCTCGAAAAGGCATAAGATCAGTGACAGTTAAGCTCAAAGCAGCCTGCTTTTCTCAGGCCTTCCGAATCTTTAAAACTTGCTTCAGTATCTTCTGCTCTTCAATGAAAGCTACATTGATTGGAACCATTTGAAAATTGAAACCTTACACAAAACAGAGTTTCTAAAGAATAAGTGAAGTTTTGATGACGCTCCTACTTCTCTTCTTAGCTCTTTTGATACTATCTTCTCACGGGTTTCTTAAATACTACTCCGTAATTAACATTTATTTTGCAATTTTCATTGATGATTATGCGGATTAAAATAAATGTGAATACTCTCTtttctaatactccctccattattttatatatgacgttttcgtTTTACGGGACAAGTCTTTGACTTTCAACTGGGATCTTTCTTTCTCCAGCAGGGAGACTTACCTTAATCTCTTTTGTCCTCTCAAATCTCTCCATTTTCTATCTATCGGTCtttaaaataccggtaagtgtgaccAAGAAGATTAATGCTCTCTTGTCGCAATTTTGGTGGGCCGGAGGTAAATCAGGTAAATGTCTTCACTGGTGTAGTAGAAATTTCACCAGTCTACCGAAACGTGAAGGGGGCCTTGGTATTCACAATGTGGATTGCCTCAATCAGGCTTTATTGGCAATACATGCGTGGAGGCTAATGTCAAATGAGAAATCACTGTTCTGTTTGATATTCCGAGAGAAACTCATGGGATCTTTGGGTTTTGAGAATCATAGATGGCTATGTAGTAGGAAATCCCTTTCCTGGGGGGCACGAAGCATCATGCATGGCCTAAAGCTTATTAGAGAGCATATTGGCTGGAAACCAGGGATTGATTCCAATCTAAATGTGTGGGACAAAAAGTGGGTAAACGAACGATCTCCTGAGCCAAAGGACTGCCTACTTGATGAGagttttactttcttaaaagacCTCCGGGTTAAAGACATTTGCTTTAATAATGGTGGGTGGAATGAAAGCCTAATCCGTTTGCTTTTTGCGGAAGAAAGTGTGAATCAGATTCTTGCCATCCCTCTTCTTGACTCTCAAACGCGGGATGAGATCTTTTGGCCGTTCACTAGCAGTGCCGTATACACTGTCAAGAGTGGGTATGGTATTATCTTCCAAGAGTACTTCAATGAGCATGGGTCCAGCAAGGATAAAGAACGGGTCCACGCGGATTGGAAACTTTTCTGTAGGAAAAAATTATGGCATCTCCCAGGCCCCCAAACTTGGAAAATTCTGCTCTGGAAAATTATTACTAGCTCGCTTCCGGTAGGAAGTGAGTTTGTTAAAAGAGATTTAGCTTGGGCTTCATCTTGTGCTTTTTGTGGCACTGATGGAGACTCCTTAGAGACACTTGACCACCTTTTCCGTGACTGTGCTATTAGCTCACGGATTTGGGCTGGATCGGTGTTGGGCATCAATGTAGGCCAATTCCCCTTTCTTGACGTTCGAACCTGGATTGTCAATTAGATCCTTTATTTGTCCAACTTGGAGGATGGGGTTACACTTGTTATCCACTTTCTTGCGATCTTGGCTAGTCTCTGGAACTTAAGGAACGACATTGTGTTTAGGGTGATACCTTTCACCCCGAAGCTTTTTTCTCCAAGACTCGCCAGAAGATTACGGATGTTCTTCAGGCCATTAGTAGGATCACCAATGACCCTTTATATCCGCCGGGCTATGCGACTGTTGACCAGGATAATCTGACGGATAATGAACTTGATCTTCAAATGCTCCGTAGGGGGCGGCCTTTTTACACTATTGGTTGTTACTCATCCTCCTGTTCCATGGTGCGAATCTATGTTGACGCCAGCTGGAATGACTCGTTCCTTGAGGGATTTGGATGGGTCGTTCTTGGGGCGGAAGGCGAAATCAGATTTGAAGGATTTAAGCGTGGCCGGGCTGAATCGTCAATTCAAGCGGAAGCATTAGGTATTAAGGAGGCCATTGGTTGGGCACGGCAGGCTAGCATTCTGCATCTTGAAGTCTCCTTTGATTGTCTTCAACTTTTGACTCAATGGATGGGGAAGGCAACCAAGCATCATCATATTACGGGCATCTTGGAGGACATCACTTCTCTTTCATCTACCTTTCATTGTTTTTGTTTTAGTTATGTTCGCAGGAATCGAAACAGCAGAGCTCATGACTTGGCAAAACAAGCCATGAGTTTGCACTAGGAACCTTTCTTttcagctgccaaaaaaaaaaaatactctagaaaaaatatgaaaattatatCATCAGATTCGTCATAAAATTTGCTTTCAAAAGAGTATATATTTCATATTATTAACTtatatattttaagagatattgaagagagaagtagAATGACATATAGtataaaataatggagggagtaattgTAAATTGAGAAGATTAAAGAAAATGTAAATAGTTTTGCGCCTTTGCGCATTCACCACACCCTCCTGCCTGCGAGCTCATGTAAGCGATGAGCTCATAAACGATGCTGCTTTATTGAGAGCAGACTtgtaatcaatatctatctatattattaaaggaagcttttttcgagcgattacagagtctCCAAATTTCTTAAAAcgctattttaattttattaataaacTCACTTACAGATAATTATATTAAGCTAATTATAAATTTGACTAAATTTTTTGAGTATATGAATTGTAACAGTAATCCAACTCTTAGCTTCAACGTAATCAAATTGCCTTTGGTGATAGTATTTTAGGTGAAATTGTTCACCTTAATTCTCTATATAAAAGAAAACTTATTTCCTCTTTTTGCTGCCATACATATTTATTCTATTCTATTTTTTTGTTTATTATTTTTGTTACTTTTCTTATTGTGTATGATATTGCTTCGGATTGCTTCCTTTAGATTTTCGTAGTAAAGATTCTTTAACCTCTTTGTTTCTAATATACTAATTTAATATGATCACTAACTTTAATTAATTTCTTGCAGATATTGTAAACAAAGGTTGGGTGAAATTGGCATAAAGTATGCCGAAATCAAATACAGAGCTGCAATCTTTATGGTCTAACCCTAATGTACGTTGAACTTCATAAGGTATTAGTATTTTAAATTTATAGTAAAAGTTTAGAAGtatttcataaaattataatagatagaaaaaaaaaaaaaagaaaaaagaaggtgTTTGTGTTTCTATAACGATCGAATTTCATCTCCACATGCCTGTCAAATAACAAACATCTGTTTAGCATTGTATATAAATAGAGACTAGATCCAACTTGCTATCTTTCTATTTTAACTTTTACTGATTTCCTTTTTTCTATATGCTAGATGAACTTTTTTTTGTGATATTGATGTGTATTCTAATTGTTTGCTAATAACTATTTTGCTTATTATGATGTATCATACCTTCATATTGTTTTTAAGCCAATACTAATGGTGCAATTTGATTGAAAATTTCAGGTACAATACTAAATGGAGTGTTTTTAATTTATAGCTTTTTAATGGACAAGGAAATATCTCACAATTAACGTTTCAGAAGAGAGATTTCATTGTTACACTCATAATTTCTCAAGTTGTTTTTAAGATCTTATTCAAAAATCATTGACTAGCGTATCAATGATAAAACGTACGACTTCTCAAATAATCTCTTTGTCTCGATCgtttatttatctttgattaaaatattttatAAAGATAAGCGGTTAGTTAGAGTCCCATTACGACTAAAATTGTTACAATGTAATAATTGTGCTTGCTCGTGATCTCACCTTCTACCAAAAGAAAAATactataaaataaaaattaagtaGTCAGAAAAATAAATAGTTAATTACGTAACATCATATAAAATCACTGATCAATGCAAATAATAATTACATAACATATAAAATCATTGATcaatgcataaaagaaagagtAGCATGATTTGTATAGCCAAAGTCATACGAAAGATAATGTAAATAAACATTAAACTATGACTAAATGAAATTAAATGAAAGTTTTAAAATAAAGAATGGCCTGATTTGAAAAGTGGGGTTCACGATTATTCATATGACAATTACGCAAAGTATAGAGTAAATAGTTTAACACGGAGTACCACGCAATATGACAAGAGTACAAAAGACTAGAATTGAATCGAGATTCTAATAACAATGCCCAAATTTAACATTTGAATAAGGTATGGGCGATTGTAATGTGTCAAAGTGGTAATTGATCCCCTACATAGCCTAATGACTAGATTAAGACATTACTAAGGTCCGTATATTATAAGTGTATTAAATCTACTATAGAATTATATTTTGTCATTAAATGGTTACATTCTATTAAAAAAATGTGACATTTGGtccgtcttattatttcagacggAAAATaacccgtctgaaataagaatttgggtTCCAAGAGAGTCCTAAGGGTTACATTAATTGGTTACTTATAATAACTCATGGTTACATTGATGTTGTTTTAAAAGAAGGGATACCAcgtacattaaaaaaaaaaaaaaaaaaaaaaaaaaaaagatgattcTATGTAGAAAAACCTTAATTTTCTTCAATTGTTCATCTCTCTCGATAAAATGTATTTGAATGCGTAGTTTAATTAGCATGTGTGCTTCGATTCAGATTAAGCTTCTTCTAGAAAGGGAATTTTGTAATGATTTTCTCTAATGCAATCAACGTTTAcccgtcattttttttttttttggtgtaaatcaTCCGGTTTAATCCGGATTCGAGCCGGGTAGGACCACTAGGGCGGTAAAGCTCTCTCTCATGAGTTTTAACACTGTTGCGTTCCCAGGGCTCGAACACGAGACCTCTGGTTAAGTTAGAACAACCCCTTGCCAGCCGATCTAAGTGCTCATGGGTTTCCCGCCATTTATATAACATACTATAACAAATGACTCGTGCATCACACTGCATTAACTCTCTCGATaaaatgtactccctccgtcccggtcatttgttgtcctttcgttttggcacaaagaccaaggaaagaggaaatgaccaattactaaatgacatgtggatgaaattgagtatgaatgatcaaattgttcatcaaatgcaatcctaaaatagaaaggacaacaaatgattgagacaccccaaaatggaaaaggacaacaaatgaccgggacagagggagtattaggATGCTTATTAGTTTAAACAACATGGAGGTATGAGTTTGGATTGAGCCTTTTCTAGAAAGAGACTTGAAAATTGTAATGATTTTCTCTAATGCAACGTTTACATGCGGTTTATATAACAAAATATTACAaatggcccgtgcatcgcacgggtattaaatctagtatctagtatatatataaaagaggcttttttcaggcaattctagagactccaactttttaaaattacctaattaatttttatttaaaataatactattatgtataattatcccAATATTTATGCAAATTCTATCTTACAAAACTAATTTAATCGGGTTAATAAAATTTTTATCCTGTTTATATTGTTGGTTTTTACGTGATACTTGAGTACTTAACAAATTGGAATTCTATAGGCTTTTCAAATCAACTATGCAATCCTACGTCATTGTGTTAGTTGCCAAAACTTTATCTCTACACATAATGGAGTATTTCATTGTTTTGCTCTAACACAAACACTACAAAAAATTATTTCCACACAAAACGAAAAGTATATATATAGTGTCTCATCTCTTTTCCCTCAAATAACCTTTTCACGTTTTAACACAATTATTTTGcattgtttttttattttgtattgtTTCTTATTTTGTATTGTTTCATGCATGTAGATTATAATATATATGATTTTGGTAGTTTTTCAAACTTTTATTACTCCGTATAATAATGTTTCTCATACAAAATCATGGTGCAGGTACAAATTGTATTAGAAGAAGCGATTGAGAGAATAACAAGTTCCTATTTTAATTGTAAACACCTTGACATAAGGATTAATATTATAGAAGTAATGGTAAGTGTTCAACATAATTTGTGTACTTTCatattttttttacatttattcTAAAGTATTCTAACCAAAGTTTTTTGTTTCCTTTTAGTTTTCACACAAATATTGTAAAAACCCATATTAAAGTCCCAACAATTATATAGTAATTATTATcaaatcaaataaaaaaaaaaataagtagAAAATAACCTTATTTAATTCAAAGGATAGACTATCTATGTTATTAAGTTACACTATAAATAGACTTTTATAATTGACAAATATTTTATTAAACTAGATAATATTAGAAAGTAGAGATAATTATCAAACAAAGGTTCAGATaactttaattttatttatttatatactCCTTGAATATATGAACAACTAATTGGTCTGCAAAAAAGTGCAAAAGTATTACTGTAATGAAGAAGATTAAGCTCATTATCACCCGCATAATGACAACAAAGATAATACATACTGGCTGTATTCGAGTGCAATATTGAGTGGAAGCGCATTCTTCATACAAATATGCGGGGATTTGAAATTGGTTCGGAAATCGGCTGAAAGCCCTTTTTCTAACAATAATGAAGCTATCCTATGTGTAGCTCCTCTAGCTGCACGATGCAAAGGCCTGTTTTTAGCTATAACCGAAAGATAGTATTTGATAAACCTTTCATCAAGGGCTTAGTGAGCAAATACTCCAACTGCATGTCAAACGGTGATCAATTTACGATTGCTTGTTCAATTATGTTCCTTCCACTTTAATTTTAATCAACCGAAACTTCTAGCATATAAGTATATAACCATACTTTCTCTTATTCAAAATAATCATTTATGATATAAATATTCATAAGTAGAATCCTACTGTTGATAAAAATTAGTATACTATTGTAAAAACAAATATCATTTTACTTAATAAGGGCATCTTCTCTGCCAAATTTGTCCATCGAACGATTTAACCCGAACAAAGAATCAATTGGTAGTCGCTATCTATGGCATATTGCTATCTAATGACAAATACTGAACCAAAATTCATGTCGTGATTCATTTACTCATTCAAATATATTTTAAATGAATGCATAAACAAATTAGCTAGACACCTCGAATTCTATCACATTTTATCTTAGTACACACAAATTCTAACACAATATATAAATAATTATAGATATCCAAAGTATTTTATGTTTTATCCTACATAGTTGCCATCATAATCAAACTAATAGGTTCTTATATTATGAGACGACATTATTTAATACCGTGCATCACACGGGCATGAAATCTAAACAATAAGAGGAAGGACAAATttgaaacccgtgcaacgcacgggcacaaaatctagtctACATTATTATTAACAAATTACAACAAGATCCGTCATTAAAGGTTGGTCAATACACTCTAGCATAAGATCACTAGTATATTATATCATGGCTGGACCAAGACTGATTCTTTGTTTAAACATCATTCTTTCATTATTTTTATCTGTAATCTGCAATTATCTCGAAATTTTTATAAGCCATTCAAGCACTATATAAGGCATTAAGGCAAGCACTATCATCAAACAAAAGCAAACACACTGATTAAAATACTGTCGATAATACACATGACTGAACAGAGCTCAGTTAAGTTGCATGGATTTTGGGCAAGCCCTTTCGCTATGAGGGCAGTACTCGCCCTCAAAGTTAAGGGAATCGACTTTGAGTATATCGAGGAAGATCTGTCTAATAAGAGTGACTTACTACTCAAATATAATCCAGTGTACAAGAAAGTACCTGTACTTGTTCATAATGGAAAGCCGATTTCAGAGTCGTTGGTTATCCTTGAATATATTGACGAGGTTTGGACCGATGCTCCTCATCTCCTTCCTAAGGATCCCTATCTCAGGGCAAAACATCGCTTCTGGATTTCTTTTTTTGCACCGGTAAGGAACCTGTCAATATTTATATGACCCAACTCATCAACCTGACCTGACCTACTTTTTTCACGAAGCCGTATATGATACTCCCTCTGTCCTAGTCAATCATTTAAAAAATAAAGCAATCGCAAATTATTGACTGGGATAGAAGGAGTATATCTTAACTTATTATTCGAAGTATGATATAGCTAATGTCTATGATGTCGGCAGTTATTTGAGACGATGATGAAAACCCTAGTGACAGACGGTGAAGCACAAAAGACAGTGGTAAACGAATTGCTGGAAAAGATGGATGTGGCAGAACAAGGATTGAAGGAGATATTCCCGAATGGTGTTGCGCCTTTTGAGGAACAGAAGCCAGGATACTTGGATATAATGTTCTATTCTCTCTTTGGAACACATGAAGCTGCTGAAGAAATATTTGGGAAGAAGTTTCTGACAGTAGAAAGGTATCCACTGTTAGTTTCATGGGTT contains the following coding sequences:
- the LOC141651221 gene encoding uncharacterized protein LOC141651221 produces the protein MSNEKSLFCLIFREKLMGSLGFENHRWLCSRKSLSWGARSIMHGLKLIREHIGWKPGIDSNLNVWDKKWVNERSPEPKDCLLDESFTFLKDLRVKDICFNNGGWNESLIRLLFAEESVNQILAIPLLDSQTRDEIFWPFTSSAVYTVKSGYGIIFQEYFNEHGSSKDKERVHADWKLFCRKKLWHLPGPQTWKILLWKIITSSLPVGSEFVKRDLAWASSCAFCGTDGDSLETLDHLFRDCAISSRIWAGSVLGINGDTFHPEAFFSKTRQKITDVLQAISRITNDPLYPPGYATVDQDNLTDNELDLQMLRRGRPFYTIGCYSSSCSMVRIYVDASWNDSFLEGFGWVVLGAEGEIRFEGFKRGRAESSIQAEALGIKEAIGWARQASILHLEVSFDCLQLLTQWMGKATKHHHITGILEDITSLSSTFHCFCFSYVRRNRNSRAHDLAKQAMSLH
- the LOC141653220 gene encoding glutathione S-transferase U9-like: MTEQSSVKLHGFWASPFAMRAVLALKVKGIDFEYIEEDLSNKSDLLLKYNPVYKKVPVLVHNGKPISESLVILEYIDEVWTDAPHLLPKDPYLRAKHRFWISFFAPLFETMMKTLVTDGEAQKTVVNELLEKMDVAEQGLKEIFPNGVAPFEEQKPGYLDIMFYSLFGTHEAAEEIFGKKFLTVERYPLLVSWVNALKQVPEVNQVTPPIPKLVGFLHFIRQRSAPPKA